A window of Selenomonas ruminantium subsp. lactilytica TAM6421 contains these coding sequences:
- a CDS encoding DUF169 domain-containing protein: MESKIAKHICLKNHPVAVLRADSMPEQSIAFKRGKWGCVVALIKAASQGKIAAAAKDTTVCMGGRAGLGFQGYEHGWIEYFLSTGNDKIPHSEFYKKTPELAKIFTETIPKVESPACLVFKPLDMVGENEKPECIIFLVNADQLSGLTTLANYDRVSQNNVQVNFASGCGQAVLYPLAAEEKGEETCYIGMTDPSARKVISKELMSFSIPYSRFVEMEQEADGCFFATDTWETIKKRI; this comes from the coding sequence ATGGAGAGCAAAATAGCAAAACATATCTGCCTGAAGAATCACCCTGTTGCAGTACTTAGAGCAGATAGTATGCCGGAGCAGTCCATAGCTTTCAAGAGAGGCAAGTGGGGCTGTGTCGTGGCACTTATAAAAGCAGCCTCCCAAGGGAAGATTGCAGCTGCAGCAAAAGACACAACGGTATGCATGGGCGGACGTGCAGGTCTTGGATTCCAGGGCTATGAACATGGCTGGATTGAATACTTCCTGTCTACGGGAAACGATAAGATTCCGCACAGCGAATTTTATAAGAAGACGCCAGAGCTGGCCAAAATATTTACGGAAACCATCCCCAAAGTAGAGTCTCCTGCCTGTCTTGTATTCAAGCCCTTGGATATGGTGGGGGAAAATGAAAAGCCGGAGTGCATCATCTTTCTGGTTAATGCCGACCAACTGTCCGGACTGACCACCTTAGCCAATTACGACAGGGTAAGTCAGAATAACGTGCAGGTCAATTTTGCTTCCGGCTGTGGACAGGCAGTACTGTATCCGCTGGCGGCAGAAGAAAAGGGAGAGGAGACCTGCTACATAGGTATGACAGATCCATCTGCCCGTAAGGTTATTAGCAAAGAGCTGATGTCCTTCAGTATCCCCTATAGCCGGTTCGTGGAAATGGAGCAGG
- a CDS encoding CYTH domain-containing protein yields MEIERQFLVEKLPVLPDAHEELQQGYISMEPEIRIRKIGESLFVLTVKRGAGLVREEWETNISMQEYENLEARLYPGTKMIEKRRYHIELKGAHIAELHVHSGHLAGFNYVEVEFPTVEEAEAFVPPEWFGREVTEDARFSYGILAREDGMELVRRLLND; encoded by the coding sequence ATGGAGATTGAACGTCAATTCTTAGTGGAAAAGCTGCCGGTGCTGCCAGATGCCCATGAAGAACTGCAGCAGGGGTATATATCGATGGAGCCGGAAATCCGCATACGGAAAATTGGCGAAAGTCTTTTCGTGCTGACGGTTAAGCGGGGAGCTGGTCTGGTACGGGAAGAGTGGGAGACTAATATCTCAATGCAGGAATATGAAAATCTGGAGGCACGGCTGTATCCCGGAACCAAAATGATTGAAAAGCGCCGTTACCATATAGAGCTTAAGGGTGCCCATATTGCAGAACTGCATGTGCATAGCGGCCATTTAGCAGGGTTCAACTACGTGGAAGTCGAATTTCCTACAGTGGAGGAGGCCGAAGCCTTTGTGCCACCAGAATGGTTTGGCAGGGAAGTAACGGAAGACGCCAGGTTTTCCTATGGAATCCTGGCCCGTGAGGATGGCATGGAGCTTGTGCGCCGTTTGCTGAATGATTGA